One stretch of Prionailurus viverrinus isolate Anna chromosome C1, UM_Priviv_1.0, whole genome shotgun sequence DNA includes these proteins:
- the LOC125174064 gene encoding voltage-dependent anion-selective channel protein 2-like, whose amino-acid sequence MATYGQSCARPMCIPPSYADLGKAARDIFNKGFGFGLVKLDVKTKSCSGVEFSTSGSSNTDTGKVTGTLETKYKWCEYGLTFTEKWNTDNTLGTEIAIEDQICQGLKLTFDTTFSPNMGKKSGKIKSSYKRECINLGCDVDFDFAGPAIHGSAVFGYEGWLAGYQMTFDSAKSKLTRNNFAVGYRTGDFQLHTNVNDETEFGGSIYQKVCEDLDTSVNLAWTSGTNCTRFGIAAKYQLDPTASISAKVNNSSLIGVGYTQTLRPGVKLTLSALVDGKSINAGGHKLGLALELEA is encoded by the coding sequence ATGGCGACCTATGGACAGAGCTGCGCGCGGCCAATGTGTATTCCTCCATCATATGCTGACCTTGGCAAAGCTGCCAGAGATATTTTCAACAAGGGATTTGGTTTTGGGTTGGTGAAACTGGATGTGAAAACAAAGTCATGCAGTGGTGTGGAATTCTCAACATCTGGTTCATCTAACACAGACACTGGTAAAGTTACTGGAACCTTGGAGACCAAATATAAATGGTGTGAGTATGGTCTGACTTTCACAGAAAAATGGAACACTGATAACACTCTGGGAACAGAAATAGCAATTGAAGACCAGATTTGTCAAGGTTTGAAACTGACATTTGATACTACCTTTTCACCAAACATGGGAAAGAAAAGTGGTAAAATCAAGTCGTCTTACAAGAGGGAGTGTATAAACCTCGGTTGTGATGTTGACTTTGATTTTGCTGGACCTGCAATCCATGGTTCAGCTGTCTTTGGTTATGAGGGCTGGCTTGCTGGGTACCAGATGACCTTTGACAGTGCCAAATCAAAGCTGACAAGAAACAACTTTGCAGTGGGCTACAGGACTGGGGATTTCCAGCTACATACTAATGTCAATGATGAGACAGAATTTGGAGGATCAATTTATCAGAAAGTATGTGAAGATCTTGACACTTCAGTAAACCTTGCTTGGACATCAGGTACCAACTGCACTCGCTTTGGCATTGCAGCCAAATATCAGTTGGACCCCACtgcttccatttctgcaaaagTCAACAACTCTAGTTTAATTGGAGTGGGCTATACTCAGACTCTGAGGCCTGGTGTCAAGCTTACACTGTCTGCTCTGGTAGATGGGAAGAGCATTAATGCTGGAGGCCACAAACTTGGGCTTGCCctggagttggaggcttaa